From the Kitasatospora atroaurantiaca genome, the window TCACCGGCCTTCATTCCGGCCAGCTGGTGCAGGGCGTAGTACGCGGTGACGTACACCGAGATCAGCGCCGCGGCGTCGGTCATGCTGAGCGCGGCCGGCTTGCGCACCGCCACCGCCGAGGGGACGGTGATCCGGCGCTTGAAGACGCCCAGGTAGTTGACGATGACCTGGTCGCCGACCCGGAAGCCGGCGTCGGGGCCGGTGGCCACCACGGTGCCCGCGCACTCGAAGCCGAGCGGCTGCTCGCCGAACTCCTTGAGCAGGCCGAGCGCGTTGAGCACGTCCTTGAAGTTGAGGCCGGCGGCCTCGACCTCCACCTGGATCTGGTCCCCGACCGGGGTGACGTCCTCGGCGGGCACCACCTTGATCCCGGAGAACTGGCCGTACTCCTTGACCGCCAGCTCGACGTTGCCGTCCCCGGTCTCGCCGGCGCGGGGCAGCAGGCGCCGTACGTGGCGGTGGCCGCCGCGGAACGCCACCTGGAACTCGCCGCTGTCCCGCGAGGTCCACTCGTCCAGCAGGCCCTGCGCCCCGCCCTCGGCAGGCAGGTCCACCATCGTGGTCCGGTACACCGGGCTCTCGTTGAGCACCACGTGGCCGAAGCCCCAGAGGCTGGCCGCGGCCGACGGGCCCTGGGCCGTCACGAGGTCGCCCGGCAGCTGCTGACCCTGCTCGGTCACCAGCCAGAGCCGCTGGTTGCGGCCGAAGCCCTCCTGGTCGAGGACGGCCAGCAGCTCGAGCAGCTCGCGGTAGTTGCGCTCGCTCTCGGCCCGCAGGTCGTCCGATCCCGCCCGCCAGAACCAGGCGACGTCGGTCACCTGGCCCTCGCGCAGGGCCTGGGCGACCGCGGCCGGGTTCTCGGCGAAGCTGAGCCGCACCTCCGCCCCGGGCGCCGCCGCGGCCAGCTCGGCGAGCTCCTCGGCGGTCCGGCCGACCAGCAGCGCATGCCGGGCGCCGAGGCCGCCCTGGGCCACCAGCGAGCGCTTGACCCAGCGCAGCTCGTGCAGGAAGTGCCGCTTGCGGCGGCCGGGGTCGGCGATCCGCTTGAGCCCGAGGCCGCGCAGCTCGAAGACCGGCTGCTCGCCCTCCAGGACCACCAGGTCCAGCGAGACGTCCACCTCGGGGTGGTCGGCCGCGCCCCGGCGCAGCACCGCGCGCAGCTGCTCGGCCTTGGGCTTCTTGAAGAGCCGGAAGCTCCCGAAGCGCACCGGCAGGTAGCTGCTGCCGTCGTCGCCCACCGCCGCGAAGGCGTGGGTGGCGGCGTCCAGCAGGGCCGGCGGGATGTGCTCGAGCGCACCGGCGGCCAGGCCCTGCAGCTCGCCGACGGCGAGGTCCTCGCCGTACCGGTCGACCCGGCCCATCCGGCGGAACCACGGGCCGTAGTCCAGGCCCGCGCCCGAGTACGCGGCGTAGACCTCGTCCGAGCCGAGGGCGTCGTCCGGCTCGCCGGCCGCGTCCACGAGGGCGCGCAGCTCCAGGGCGAGGGCCGGGTCGGCCGCCGGCTCGGCGGCCAGCGTGGCGGTGGTGTGCAGCCGCTCGATCGCGCCGACCAGGCTGACGACCTCCACGGAGGCCGTGCCGTCGGGCAACTGCCGTACCCGGGTACGCAGTTCGACGGCGCCCTCCTCGGGAAGGAACAGCGCCTCGCGCATCGTGACGTCCTGGATCGCGCGCCGGGTCTCCCCGTGCACGGCGTCCTGCAGGGCCAGCAGGGTCTCCAGGTAACCGGTGCCGGGGAAGACGACCTGACCGGCGACCTTGTGGTCGACCAGGTAGGCCGGGTTCTCGGCGGACAGCCGGGTGGAGAACTCGCGTACGCCCTCCGCCAGTTGCTCCGGCGTGGTGATCTCGGCGCCGAGCAGCGGGTGGCTGATCTCGCCGGACGCCTGCCGGGAGCCGAGACCGTGGCGCTCGCCCTTGAAGGGCAGCCAGTAGCGCTTGCGGTCGAAGACGTAGTGCGGCAGCGGGGTGCGCCGCCCCTCCCGGCCGCGGTGGAACTCGGCCCAGGAGAAGGGGAGTCCGGCGGTGTAGAACTGGGCGACGGCCGCGCGCAGCGTGCTGCCGTCGGTGTCGTCGCGGTGCAGGCTGCTCAGCCAGCGGTGGTCCTGCGGGGTGACGCACTGCCGGGCGAGGCTGGTGAGCGTCGGGGAGGGGCCGAGCTCGATCAGGACGTGCTTGCCCCGGCGCTCCAGGGTCCGCATCCCGGCGAGGAAGTCGACGGGGGCGCCGATGTGCCGCACCCAGTAGTCGGGCGTGGACAGTTCGGCCGGGCGGGCGACCTGGCCGGTGACGTTGGAGATCAGGGTGAAGACCGGCTCGCGGTAGGTGATGTGCGCGATGGCGGCCCGGAACTCGTCGTACACCTCGGCCATCAGCGGCGAGTGGAAGGCGTGCGAGACCGAGAGCCGGCTGACCTTCAGGCCCTGCGCGGTGAGCTCGGCACCGAGCGCGGTGAGGGAGTCCTCGCCGCCGGAGACCACGCACTGCTGCGGGGAGTTGATGCCGGCGATCGCGAGGTCGGGGTAGCTCTCCAGCAGCGGGGCGATCTCGTCGGCGGGCGCGGCGACCGCGGCCATGCCGCCCGGAGCGGTCACCGACTGCATCAGCCGGGCGCGGGCCGCCACCAGGGTGACGGCGTCCTCCAGGCTGAAGAGGCCGGCCACGGCGGCGGCCACCACCTCGCCGATGCTGTGGCCGATCAGCGCGTTGGGCCGGGCTCCCCAGGACAGCCAGAGCTTGGCGAGTGCGTACTCGACAGTGAACAGTGCCGGCTGGGTGTAGCGGGTCTGGTGGATCTCCTCGGCGTCGTCCGAGTGCCCGAGGACCATGTCCTTGATGGAGCGGCCGAGCAGCGGGGCGAAGAGCCGGTCGCACTCGTCCACCTGCTCGCGGTAGACCGGGAACTGCTCGTAGAGCGCGCTGCCCATGCCGACGTACTGCGAACCCTGCCCGGTGAACAGGAAGGCCACCTTGCGGAAGTCGCCACCGCTCTTCTTCTCCTTCTCCAGCGCGGCCGCCTGCTTGTCCAGGAAGGCGGCCAGCTCGGCGCGGTCGTGCACGACCCCGGCGACGCGCTGGTTGAAGTGGCTGCGGCCGACGTTGCCGGTGTAGGCGATGTCCCCGACCGGCGCGTCCGGGTTCTCGGCGAGGAAGGTCCGGTACGCCTCGACCTGGTGCGCCAGGCTCTTGCGGTTCTTGGCGGACAGCGTGAAGACGTGGCCGCCGGTGACGGTGGCCTGCTGCGCCTCACCGGCGGTGGGCGGGGCCTCCTCCAGGACGGCCGCCGCGATGGCGCCCGCGAAGCCGAAGCTGTTGATCGCGGCCCGCTTGACCTCGGCGTCCCACGGACGGCACTCGGTCGGCACGGTCACCGCGTAGCGGTCCCACGGGATGCGCGGGGACGGGGTGCTGAAGTTGAGGTGCGGGTAGATCGTGCTCGCCCGCAGCTGGAGCACGGTCTTGACCACGCCGACCACGCCGGCGGCGGGCTCGGCATGGCCGATGTTGGTCTTCACCGAGCCGACCACCAGCGGGTCGTCCTTGGTGTGCGAGTCGGCGAAGACGTCGCAGATCGCGCCCATCTCGATGGGGTCGCCCAGCGGGGTGCCGGTGCCGTGCGCCTCGACGTACTGGACGTCGCCCGGCTCCAGGCCCGCGTTGGCCAGGGCGGTGCGCATCACGGTCTCCTGCGCGGTGCCGTTGGGCACCGTCAGGCCGGCACTCTCGCCGTCCTGGCCGATCGCGGTGCCGCGCACCACGGCGAGGATGCGGTCGCCGTCGCGCTGCGCGTCGGAGAGCCGCTTGAGGACCAGCGCCCCGGCGCCCTCGGCCCGGGAGTAGCCGTTGGCCGACTCGTCGAAGGTCTTGCACTGGCCGTCGGGGGCCAGCATGTTGCCGTTCGAGAAGATCACGAAGATCCGGGGGTGGTGCAGGATGTTCACCCCGCCGGCCAGGGCGATGTCGCACTCGCCGCGGCGCAGCCCTTCGACCGCCAGGTGCAGCGCGGTCAGCGAGGAGGCGCAGGCGGTGTCGATGCTCATGCTGGGCCCGCGCCAGCCGAGGAAGTACGAGACCCGCCCGGAGATCGGGAACGCGGTGATGCCGGAGGCGAGGTGGCCGTCCAGCTCCTCGTACGGGAGGGAGTCGAGCTCCAGCGCGTAGTCGATCGAGCTGGTGCCGATGTAGACGCCGCCGTTGCCGTGCCGCAGGGTGGCCGGGTTGACGTTGGCGTCCTCGAGGGCGGACCAGACGGTCTCCAGCAGGATGCGCTGCTGGGGGTCGACGTACTGGGCCTCCTTCGGCGAGATGTTGAAGAACTGGGCGTCGAACTGGTCGATCCCGTCCAGGAAGCCGCCGCTGGTGGTGCGGACCTTGCCGCGGTCCTCCTCACCGGTCGGAGCGAACACCGACTTGTCCCAGCGCTCCTCGGGCACCGGGACGATGCCGGAGCTGCCGGTGCGCAGGAACTCGTCGAAGCCTTCGAGGGTGTCGTTCCCGCCTGGGAACCGCAGGCCGACACCGATGATGGCGACCGGCTCCTGCTGTGACTGGCTGGCGGTGGTGGCGGCGGGGAGCCGGTCTTGCGCAGGCGCGGAAGTGTCTGGCACTGCCGTGCCTCCTTTCCCTGGGTAGCGGTGGCGGTGCGGCGACGAAGGTTCCGTGCTCACGTACCGGCGAAGAGGTCTGGCAGCACGTCGCTGGTGAGGTGGATCAGCAGCTGGGCCACGGTGGGGCTGTTGAACAGTGCGTTGGTGTCGATCTCGCCGCCGAGCAGCGTCTCCAGACGCTCCTTGATCTCGGTGAGTCGCAGCGAGGTCAGACCCAGTTCGAAGAAGGGGCTCTCGAACGGGAGCTCCTCGTCCTCGTCCATGAACAGGGCGTCCTTGAACTCCGCCGTCACCAGCGACTCGAGAGCGTCCACACGCTCTGATCGGGGAAGTGCTTCCAACTTCTCGATCGTCGGGGTTCGCTCGGCCATCGTGTCGCTGCCTCCGTCATGTCCTGGGTCTCTCCGGCACATCCGAACACGCGTGCCTGACGCTGCCCTGACGGAACTCTGACCGGGCCGGGGAAGCACGAAGGGCGCCGACCAGAGGTCGGCGCCCTTCGGCTGTGTGCGGTCAGGTCAGCACTCGATGACGTTCACGGCGAGGCCGCCGCGCGAGGTCTCCTTGTACTTGACCTTCATGTCGGCGCCGGTCTCCTTCATGGTCTTGATCGCCTTGTCGAGGGAGACGTGGTGCCGTCCGTCGCCGCGCAGGGCCATCCGGGCGGCGGTGACGGCCTTCACGGAGGCCATGCCGTTGCGTTCGATGCAGGGGATCTGGACCAGGCCGCCGACCGGGTCGCAGGTGAGGCCCAGGTTGTGCTCGATGCCGATCTCGGCGGCGTTCTCGACCTGCTCGGGGGTGCCGCCGAGGACCTCGGCCAGACCGCCGGCCGCCATCGAGCAGGCCGAGCCGACCTCGCCCTGGCAGCCGACCTCGGCGCCGGAGATGGAGGCGTTCTCCTTGAACAGCATGCCGATCGCACCGGCCGCCAGCAGGAAGCGGACGATGCCGTCGTCGTCGGCGCCGGGGATGAAGTTCAGGAAGTAGTGCAGGACGGCCGGGATGATGCCGGCCGCGCCGTTGGTCGGGGCGGTGACCACCCGGCGGCCCGAGGCGTTCTCCTCGTTGACCGCCATCGCGTAGAGGGTCACCCACTCCATCGCGTTGGCCGGGCCGATGCCCTCGGCGCGCAGCGCCCGCGCCCCGCTGGCCGCCCGCCGGCGGACCTTGAGGCCGCCCGGGAGTATGCCCTCGCGTGCCATCCCGGCCGCGACGCACTCCTGCATGACCCGCCAGATCTCCAGCAGCCCGGCCCGGATCTCCGCCTCGCTGCGCCAGGCCTTCTCGTTCTCCAGCATCAGGCCGGAGATGGAGAGCCCGGTCTCCCGGGTGAGGCGCAGCAGCTCCTCGCCGGTACGGAAGGGGTAGCGCAGCAGGGTGTCGTCCGGGACGACGCGGTCCGCGCCGATCGCGTCCTCGTCGACCACGAAGCCGCCGCCGACCGAGTAGTACGTCTTCTCCAGGACGGTCGCCCCGGCGGCGTCGAAGGCCCACAGGGTCATGCCGTTGGCGTGGTACGGCAGCGAGCGGCGGCGGTGCAGGATCAGCTGGGTGTCCGGGTCGAAGTCGATGACCTGGGTGCCGAGCAGGCTGAGCCGCTTCTCGGCCTTGATCCGGTCGACGTCCGCGTCGGCCTGGTCGACGTCGACGGTGCGCGGCGAGTTGCCCTCCAGACCGAGCAGGACGGCCTTCGGGGTGCCGTGGCCGTGGCCGGTGGCGCCGAGGGAGCCGAAGAGCTCCGCGCGGACGGACGTGACCTCGGCGAGCAGCCCCTCCGACTTCAGCCGGCGGGCGAACATCCGGGCCGCTCGCATCGGGCCGACGGTGTGCGAGCTGGATGGGCCGATGCCGATGGAGAAGAGGTCGAAGACGCTGATGGCCACGGGGTGACGTCCTTGTCTGGTCTCGTGGGGAAGGACTGAGCACGGAACGGGGCACCGCACGCACTGTCCAGTGTGCGCGGTGCCCCGGAATTCCAGATGGCCCGGCGGGGTGAGGCCGGTCACCTGAGCTGGAACTTTTACAGCTCCGGGTACAGCGGGTACTTCACGGCCAGGGCGGTGACGCGGGTCTTGAGGGCCTCGGCCTTGGCCTCGTCGAAGGCGGGGAGGAGGGCCTCGGCGATGATGTCGGCGACCTCGCGGAAGTCCTCGGCCTGGAAGCCGCGGGTGGCGAGGGCCGGGGTGCCGATGCGCAGGCCGGAGGTGACCATCGGGGGGCGGGGGTCGTTCGGGATGGCGTTGCGGTTGACGGTGATGCCGACCTCGTGGAGGCGGTCCTCGGCCTGCTGGCCGTCGAGCTCGCTGTTGCGCAGGTCGACCAGGACGAGGTGGACGTCGGTGCCGCCGGAGAGGACGGAGACGCCGGCCTCGGTGAGGTCGGCCTGGAGCAGGCGCTCGGCGAGGATCTTGGCGCCCTCGAGGGTGCGCTGCTGGCGCTCCTTGAACTCCTCGGAGGCGGCGACCTTGAAGGCGACGGCCTTGGCGGCGATCACGTGCTCGAGCGGGCCGCCCTGCTGGCCGGGGAAGACCGCGGAGTTGATCTTCTTGGCCCACTGCTCCTTGCAGAGGATGACGCCGCCGCGCGGGCCGCCCAGGGTCTTGTGGGTGGTGGTGGTGACCACGTCCGCGTAGGGGACGGGGGAGGGGTGCAGGCCGGCGGCGACCAGGCCGGCGAAGTGGGCCATGTCGACCATGAGGAGGGCGCCGACCTCGTCCGCGATGCGGCGGAACTCGGCGAAGTCGAGCTGGCGGGGGTAGGCGGACCAGCCGGCGATGATCAGCTTGGGCTGGTGCTCCTTGGCGAGGCGCTCGACCTCGGCCATGTCGACCAGGTTGGTCTTCTCGTCGACGTGGTAGGCGGCGACGTTGTAGAGCTTGCCGGAGAAGTTGATCTTCATGCCGTGGGTCAGGTGGCCGCCGTGGGCCAGGCTCAGGCCCAGGATGGTGTCGCCCGGCTGGATCAGCGCGAACATGGCGGCGGCGTTGGCCTGCGCGCCGGAGTGCGGCTGGACGTTGGCGTGCTCGGCGCCGAACAGCGCCTTCACCCGGTCGATGGCGATCTGCTCGGCCACGTCGACGAACTCGCAGCCGCCGTAGTAGCGCTTGCCGGGGTAGCCCTCGGCGTACTTGTTGGTCAGGACCGAGCCCTGGGCCTCCATGACCGCCACGGGGGCGAAGTTCTCGGAGGCGATCATCTCGAGGGTGGTCTGCTGGCGGTGCAGCTCGGCGTCGACCGCGGCGGCGATCTCCGGGTCGAGCGCGTGCAGGGACTGGTTCAGAACCGTCATGAGTGGGTCTTCCCTGGGGCGGAGCGGGCAGTGGGGCCAAGCGGGGGGAAGGGCGGCCGCCGCGCTGCGGCCGCCCCCGTCACAGGTGGGTCAGGCGCCGATGAAGGCGGCGTACTCGTCGGCGTCGAGCAGGCTGTCCGTCGCCTCGGCCCGGACCTTGAACAGCCAGCCGCCCTCGAAGGGCTCGGCGTTCACGAGGGCCGGGTCGTCGATGACGGCCTGGTTGACCTCGACGACCTCGCCGGTGGCGGGCGAGTACAGGTCGCTGACCGACTTGGTGGACTCGAGCTCGCCACAGGTCTCACCTGCGGTGACGGTCTCCCCGACCTCGGGGAGCTGCACGTACACGATGTCACCGAGCGCGTCGGCCGCGTGAGCGGTGATGCCGACCGTCGACACACCGTCGGCAGCGGCGGTCAGCCACTCGTGCTCCTTGGTGTACTGCAGGTGCGTGGGGTTGCTCATGGCGTCATTCTCCAGGATCGCAAGAGGGTAGGGCGAAGCCGTCCGCTGAGCGGACCGGACATGGGGGGTACTACGGCTCAGCGAGCTCAGCGGGCGCGCTTGTAGAACGGCAGCGCGACGACCTCGACCGGCTCGTGCTTGCCGCGCACGTCGACGGCCACGGCCGTACCGGGCTCGGCGAACGCCGCGTCCACGTACGCGATGGCGATCGGCTTGCCCAGGGTGGGGGAGGGGGCGCCGGAGGTGATCCGCCCGATCGGCGTGCCGTCCGTGCTGACGACGGCGTACTCGGCTCGCGGGACGCGCTTGCCCTCGGAGACCAGGCCGACCAGCTTGCGCGGCGGGTTGGTCTCGGCCTGTGCGGCGGCCTCCTCAAGGGCCTTGCGGCCGACGAAGGCGCCGCCGTTGGTGGTCTTGTCGAAGCGGACGACCCGGCCGAGACCGGCGTCGAACGGGGTGAGGTCGGTGTTCAGCTCGTGCCCGTACAGCGGCATGCCCGCCTCCAGGCGCAGGGTGTCCCGGCAGGACAGGCCGCAGGGGACCAGGCCCTGGGCGGAGCCGGCCTCGGTCAGCGCCTGCCACAGGTGCTCGGCGTCGGCCGGGGCGCAGAAGATCTCGAAGCCGTCCTCGCCGGTGTAGCCCGTCCGGGCGAGCCAGACGTCCTTGCCGGCCACGGTGGCGGGCAGCAGCGCGTAGTACTTGAGGCCGGGCAGGTCGGCGTCGGTGACGGAAGCGAGGATGCCGTTGGCCTCGGGGCCCTGGACGGCGAGCAGCGCGTACGCGTCCCGGTCGTCGCGGACGACGGCGTCGAAGCCGGCCGCACGCTCGGTCAGCGCGTCCAGCACCACCTGGGCGTTGGAGGCGTTGGCGACGACCATGTACTCGTTCTCGGCGGTGCGGTAGACGATCAGGTCGTCCAGGATGCCGCCGTCCTCGCGGCAGATCATGGTGTAGCGGGCGCGCAGCACGCCCAGCGCCGAGATGAAGCCGACCAGCGCGTGGTCGAGCAGCTCGCCGGCCTGCGGGCCGGTCACGGTGATCTCGCCCATGTGGGACAGGTCGAACAGACCGGCCTTGGTGCGGACCGCGACGTGCTCCTCGCGCTCGCTGCCGTAGCGCAGCGGCATGTCCCAGCCGGCGAAGTCGGTCATCGTCGCGCCGAGGGCGCGGTGCAGCGAGTCGAGTGCGGTGAGGCGAGGGGACATGGTGGCGGGACTCCTTGGCTGCTTACGGGCATGCGGGGGTGGAGTCTCCCCGTCTGTCGTCACAACCTGAGAGCTTCACCGCCACTAAGAATGGCGGCTTGCACCGTGGGTGGGCGCACGGCGCGGCCGTGTCCACTTTCCAGATGTGCCTCGCCCATGCGGTAGGGGTGCCTGAGAGATTCCGGGGAGGACTTGCTCCTTCGGCGCCGGCTGTACCCCCAGGGGCACTCCGGACTCTCCCGCGCGGGTTCGAACGGCCGATATGAAGTTTGGGCGCGCTCATCATGGCATGCCCCGAGCGCTCCGCGGGAGAGGGGCCGCGCCCTGGCGCCGGACGCTAGGCTTTTCGCAGCGCGATCAGACGAGGGGCGGTACAGAGGCCGATGGGCTACCCGGCGGGCGAGACACAGGCATGGGCCGAGCCGGGCGCGGCTCCACCCGGCGGCAGCTGGCCCGCCAACGAGCTGGAGCAGGTGCTCACCGCCGCCCTCGGGGACCCGGGTGCGACGCCCAGGGTGATCGAGGTGCTGGCACGCAGTCAGGTCTGGATCCCGCTGCCGGCTGGTGCCGACCCGCAGGGCCAGGCGCTCGACCTGCCCACCATCGAGCTCGCGGGCACCCCGTACGTGCCGGTCTTCTCCTCGCAGGACCAGTTCCTGCAGCACGCCCCGGGGATGGCCTTCGCGATCGCCCCGGTCTGGGAGTTCGCCCGCGGGCTGCCGCTCGGCGTCGGCATCGCCGTCAACCCGGAGGCCCCGGTGGGCATCCCGGTGCCGCCGGAGGGGGTCGGCGAGCTGCGGCGCGGTCCGCAGGGCGAGCGCTGGCAGCAGCAGCCGGACGGCGCGCGGGTCGCCCTGCGGGAGCTCGAGCCGCACGAGGAGCCGTACGCCTTCCTTGCCGCAGCCGCCTCCGAACTCGCCGCGCTGCCGGGCGTCCTGACGGCCCGCCGGGCGCTGGCGAGTGTGGAGGGGGAGGCCCCGGCGCTGTTCGTCGGCGTCCAGTTCGACCCCGCCATGCCCACCGATCCCGGCCAGGCCAACGAGGCGCTCGGCCGCGCCCTGGGAACCGCCCCGCTGCCCTGGGGCGTCCATCTGGTGCTGCTCGACCTGGTCGCGGACCCGGTCGTGGAGTGGCTGCTCACCCGGGTGCAGCCGTTCTACGCCCGGGGGTGACCGGCCGGTAGGGGGACGGTGGTATGACGGCTGTCGGCCCGGCCCAATAAGGTGCTCCCCGACAGACCGTGCAACGACACCCGTGCGGCGACATCGGAAGACGACGGAAGAGGGCCCATGAGCTCCGGAGCGGCAGGCGGCGGCGCGATCGAGCGCGCCCTCGGCGAGGTCGCGCCGGAGGGGTACGAGGCGTACGAGAACCTGCTGCGCGCCCTGGCCGAGGGCCAGGTCTGGATGCTGCTCTGGCACGGCACCCCCGGCAGCCCGGACGCCCAGTACGGGAACATGGACATCAGCGGCCACGGCTACGCCCCCGCCGTCACCTCCCCCGAGCAGCTCGCCGCGAGCGGCTGGGCCCGCGCGCACGAGGTGATCTCCGGCCCGGAGATCGCGAACGCGCTGTACCGCACCCGCTGGGGCCTCTGGCTGAATCCGCACGTCCCCGGCGGTGGCGTCGGCATCCCCTGGGCCGACCTGCGCCGGGTCGCGGCCGGGCTCGACCGGCTGCCGGCCGGCCCGCTCCAGCTGGGTGAACCCCAGGTCCAGGCACCGCAGTTCTACGGCCTGCTGGAGCAGCAGGCCGCCGAGGTCCGCCCCGTCCGAGCGCTGCGCCGGGCCTGGGTGCGCCCGGCACTCGGCGAGCCGTACCTGGCGATCGGCCTGGAGCTGTACGACACCTCCCCGCCCGCCGTCGAGGCGGCGAGGGCCCTGGTGCAGCGGGCGGTCGCGCACGCCCCCGAGGGCCTGGCGGTCTCCACCGTCGTGCTGGCCGACGAGTACGACCCGGTCGCCATGTGGATGCGGGCGCACGCCCGGCCGTTCTTCGACCGCGACGCGCAGCTGGCCCCGCCTCCCCCCGCGCCGTACCCCGGCTACGGC encodes:
- a CDS encoding enhanced serine sensitivity protein SseB C-terminal domain-containing protein, yielding MSSGAAGGGAIERALGEVAPEGYEAYENLLRALAEGQVWMLLWHGTPGSPDAQYGNMDISGHGYAPAVTSPEQLAASGWARAHEVISGPEIANALYRTRWGLWLNPHVPGGGVGIPWADLRRVAAGLDRLPAGPLQLGEPQVQAPQFYGLLEQQAAEVRPVRALRRAWVRPALGEPYLAIGLELYDTSPPAVEAARALVQRAVAHAPEGLAVSTVVLADEYDPVAMWMRAHARPFFDRDAQLAPPPPAPYPGYGYGGAPQGPPQGPPAPGWPQQPWPGYQGR